The DNA segment GTGGCACCCAGTTCAGGCAGTGGGCCACGAAACGCCTCAAGGAATACATCGTCAAGGGCTTTACGATGGACGATGAACGCCTGAAAAATCTTGGCGGAGGCAGCTACTGGCAAGAACTTCTGGCGCGGATTCGCGACATCCGTGCCAGCGAGAAGGTGTTCTACCGACAGGTTCTCGATATTTACGCGACGAGTATTGACTATGACCCCAAGGCGGATACTTCGGTCCTGTTCTTCAAGAAGGTACAGAACAAGATGCATTTTGCCGTGCACGGGCAGACTGCGGCGGAGGTCATCTATAGCCGTGCAGATGCCGAAAAGGTCTTTATGGGGCTTACGACTTTTTCTGGGGACAAGCCGACTCTCCAAGAGGCGTTGATTGCCAAGAATTATCTGGATGAAAGGGAATTGCGCGCCATGGGGCAAATCGTTTCGGGTTATCTGGATTTCGCGGAGCGCAAGGCCGAACGCCATGAACCGATGACTATGGCGGACTGGTCAAAGCATTTGGATCAAATCCTGACGGCTGGTGGCGAACAGTTGCTAAAAGGCAATGGATCTGTTTCACATGAACTGGCGGTCGAAAAGGCTACCGGTGAATATCGCAAATACCAGCAAAAGACGCTCTCGTCTGTAGAAAAGGCTTTCTTGGATTCTATCAAGACGATCGAGAATAAGACTTCGAAAAATCTGTAAGCGGGACAAGAGCCCGCCCGTAATTTTTCGATGTCAACAATAGTTGCATAATTAACTTTTTTTGATGCGGCTATTGACTACTGATAGGGATACAGAAATAATCTCTTGTCGTCGAAATTGCCCTAAAATAAGCTCCATCAAGCGTTTAAGTGATGGGGCACACTTTACTTATAGGGCGAAAAAACCTATATTTATGTAAAAATTTGGTAGGTGAAATATGAATCTTTTCACGAAAATCGCTATTTGGGGGCTGGTCGCTGGCCTTGCCTGTGCTTTCGCTGCCGAAGAGGGCGAAGTTCTAGGCCAATACGGAGCCATTACCGTTAAGTATCTTAATGGTAAGAAGACCGCCATTTTCGATGCCGATTCCAAGGAAACGGTCGAAATCCCCCAGGATGTGGTGGTGGATTCCTTTTATTACGACCGTAATTTCTCCGGTGTATGGGGAAAACCGGCTACAATCATGTTCCCCTTTGCTATAAGAAATAGCTGTATGAGTTCTTGGGCTGGCATTTATCAATTAGATTCGATTGTCAATGCTCAAACTTGGTCAATTTTTGCCAGTTATGTCGACGATACGGAAGCGAATACTCCGTATTTTTTGCGCGTTCATGCGGATTACATCTCCTTAGGTAATTATTGCTACCCGATTACCCTGAATACCACGACTGGCGGAAACAAGGCCCATACCTTTGGTCCATGGGAATTTACGGGAACATATTCCTATAAGGTTTGGGAAACCGGTGATTCTGAACTGGGCTATATTTATGGTTTTGCGGCGAAAGAAAAAGAAGTCGATGGCAAGCAGATTCAGGCTGGCCAGTTTGTCAAGGGAAAAGCCGGTGCCTACATTCGTCCTTTGCGAGCTTATTTGATTTATAATCCTAAGAAGAATGTCCTTTCTAAGGGGGCTGCTGATGTAACGGCTTCGTTGACAGCAGAAGATTTGCCTGCTACAATTGACGTAATCTTCTTGGATGAAAACGGTGAGACAACGGCAATCCATTCATTGAATACCTATACTGGTGAGTTCTCGAATAGCACTACGGGCTGGTACGACATGAAGGGCCGTAAGCTCAGTAAGAAACCGACCATAAAGGGAAATTACTTCTATAACGGAAAGAAAGTAACCATCAAGTAGGGGAAGGCGATGAAGGTTGTTTTTTGGAAAAAAGAATATGTTGCGCCCAAGATGACAATCTTGGATATGCGTGGCGAAATGAGCCTGCTCGCTGGTTCAGGTCCTTTTGATGATGGTTCCGATGCCGACGAGTACGACGACGAGTTCGGTTTCAACCTTAATAAAGGGACGGACCGCCACGCGTAGTAGCGTTGTACGCGATAATCGTTTGTCCGCAGTATTTTTCGACCTGTTGCGGGCGGCCTTGGGCGATGTACCGGGTGAGTTGGTCGAGTTGAATACCGAAGAGTGGCTAGGATTGCATAAACAGGCAACCAAGCAGGCGCTCCTCGGTGTTATTTTTTATGGGTTGCAGCGGGTGTATCCCGATATAGAACAGCGGATACCGAAGGATTTATACCTTAAATGGTTTTACCAGGCCGAGTCCATTCGTGGGTTGAACCAGACCCATTACGAGCGGTCTAAAAAGTTGACGGCGCTTTTTGCCGAGCGGGGGGCGAAGTCCGTTATCCTCAAGGGCCAGGCGAATTCCCGTCTTTATCCGGACAAATTCATCCGCCAGACGGGTGATGTCGATATTTGGGTGGCCGGTGGCCGCGACAGGGTGGTCTCGCTGTTGTCGCAGATGGGTTTGCTTAAGGATGCAAAGTTTTCTGCTCACGAGGTGACTCTCCCGAGGGAGGCTTTCGGGGTCGATGTCGAGGTGCATTTCAACTATATCTACGATTGCCGGAACCCCTTTGCAAATAAACACCTGAAGCGAATTCTATCGTACGAAATCGAAAATCCGGTGGCGGTGGGCGAGGGTTTCAACGTGGCTTCGAACAAGTTCTCGATGCTGATGCAACTTTCGCATATCCGCAAGCATTTGCTCGGTCATGGAATCGGTTTACGCCAGGTTATGGATTATGCCGTGTTGCTAAGATCTTCTCTGGGATGCGAACGGGCCGAGGTCAGCATTGCCCTTGCTATAACGGGGTTAAAACCCGTGGCGGGTGCTCTCATGTGGGTACTTTCGGAGTGTCTCGGGCTAAAAGACGAGTATTTGCTTTGCTCTCCCGATGCCCGGCGAGGGCAGGTGCTGTTGCAGGCAATTTTGGCGGATGGCAATTTTGGCAAGCGTTCCCGCCGCAAGCGTGGCGGGGTGTTCCTCTGGTGGGTAAGGAACAGGCTGCATCTGCTGCGTTTGCTTCCGTTCGATTTTCCGGAAGTATCGTGGTACTTGTTGCGCTATTGGGGGGCGTTCCTGTTTTATGTTCCCAAACGGATTTACCTTTTGCGCACATATAAAAAATCCCTGACTAAGTCAGGGACGGTAAATAAGTTATCGGTTATGTAATCCACTACTTGAATTGAGCGGTGATATTCATATTGTCCGTAATTTCGACGAGTCTCGGGTTTTCGGTTGAACCGTCTGACCATCCCGAGAAGATTCTTCCGGCGGCAGGAAGCGCTTCAAGCTGCATCTGCATTCCGGCGAAGAACTTGCCTTGGTAATTGGCACTCGGCAGTTTCATGCCGTCGACCTTGATCGTTCCGTTCCCGCTTGCGGCGATGGTGACGTTGACTTCGTTTTGCAGGTCGAACCTGTCGGCCATTTCTTGACGCACGGTTTCGCTGCGGTTTCTGGCGTAGGCAATCAGAGTGCTTCCGCTCGGGTCCCAAGTGAAGTTGCTCTGGTTGCGGGGCCAGCGCTCCTGGTCGCGCGACTGTTCCTGAGAGGGAATGGTCGCCATCATGGCCTGTACGGTCTTTTGGACCTTTTCGTAGGTCAGGTAGTCGTTCAGCAGAATGCAGGCGTTGTTGATGAACAGACGCCTGAAGTCGGGGTTGTCGAGAAGTTTCTTGAGCATTCCTCCTGGTGTACGGCTGTCGGTGGCGCCCCAGCTTCCGCCTCCGAATCCGCCCCACATGCCGCCTTGGCCGGGGTTCTGCGTGGCGCCCTGTTTGGCGCCGAGCACCCAGTCGAACATGTTCTGGTTCTGCACGTCAAAGTTGGCTATGCCGGGGGTGAATCCGAATCCGTGGTCGGTGTCGAAGGCGACGTACTTGAAGGGATTTCCGTTGCCGCCCCAGGCGCGCACGTTGTTGTTTGGCCAGTCGCCGTTGTGGAAGTACATTTCGGTGAGCATGTACTGGGCAAAGCTGTTCACGTTCATCTTGGTCTTAAGTTGTTCGTACTGCTGGTTGTTTTCGCCTGCGTAGTTGGCGCTTGAAATTTCATTGACCAGCTGCTGGTAATCGCCGGTAGAGGCGCCGTTGGTGCCGCTCGCTTCTAGGTTTGAACCTGCAATCTTGATCATGTTGATGGACTTGGAGTCGATTCCGTAATTCGTTTCGACGTAGCTCCTGTTCAGTCGTTCGCGCAAGTCGTGGATACCGAAGTATTCGCCGTTGTAGAACACCACCACCTGGCGGCTTCGCTGGTAGTCAACGTCGGTGCCTTCCATCAGGCTTGTCATCATGGCGTCGCCAATGTAGTCCGTCCAGAAACGGTTGCCGTTGTTGCGCAGGTTGAAACTCTTGATTTTCTTCGCTTCGGGGCGGGTCGTAAATAGCGAGTATTTCAGGACCTTGTCGCCGTAGTTGTCGTTGTCCATCTTGATTGCGACGCTTTTCTTGGGCTTGTAGCGGCTGTAGTTGCCGATAATCGAAATGCCGGCGTCGATTTCCCAGGTCTTCTCGGTGGTGGAACTACCTTTTTCGAAGTATTCTACATGTACGGGGAGTTCTGTATCTTTCCAGAAGTTGGCCGCCTTGCAGGGCTCGGTGCATCGAGGATTGTTGTTGTCGGTGACGTTTGCGTTTCCGCCGAAATCCCAGGTGCTTTCGCCGTTGTTGGTGAGCGGGCCGGTGGCGTAGAGTCCGTCGGTAGAATCGAACATGTCGTGATGATTTACGGTGAGGGCCACGACCGGCATCGAGACGGTTTCGTTGATAAAGTAGGTCTGCGTGGTGGTGTCGGCGGGCAGGCCGTTCACGAATTCGGAGCAGCGGATGACCGTGTTCTCGGTAATCTGTTTGGTCTGCGTAATTTGTTCAGAACCCTGGGTGGGGAAGGAGCCATCGAAGGTGCAGCGGATTTCGCCGCCTTTTTGCGGGGTGGGCGGCTCGATGGTCAGGTTCGAATAGAAGCCCGCCTTCGGGAGGAAACTTTCCTTGGGCTTGTGGTTGTCTTCGTAATCCTTGAGTCCGCTCGAAGAGGAAACTGGTTGAGCGGCAGAGGATACGGAAGTTGCCGGGGTGACTTCGGGTGTGGAATCCTGGTTGACGGGGAGCTGTGCCGTAGCGGAACTTGTGGGAATGGCGATGGCGCCGCTTGATAACGGAGGTGTGGCGGGAACGGCAACCGTGTCGCCCGAAACGGGATCGACATAGGGAATATTTGGGTCAAGTCCTGGAAGAGAATCTGACTGTTCACCGATAATGGGGACGGAATTTGCGTCAATTGGGTTCCTATCGGAGGAATCGTCCGAGCATCCGCTGAGTAGAACCCCGACAAAGGCGGGTAAAAGAAGGACTTTTTTTTGCATAATAATCATCCCTGACAACAAAAAATGTCATCTTCAATACACCGCTTGGTAAAGTAATATGTTTTTTTTGAAAAAGAGCGTTTTTTATATAATCTTTACATAAAAGGGGGCTTTTTTTAGACCGATATGACGAAAATCACAAATGTTTAAATTTTTATGTAATAAAATGTTTAAAAACTAGATTTTTGTAGAGTTTTCTCAATTTTTCGTGTAAAAATAAATGTCAAAAAGGACTGTTTGGGATAATAAAAAAGGCGGGCCGAAACCCGCCAAAACTTTGTTCTGTTATCGCAGCGAAGTTGCCCCTTGAGCAAACTTTGTTTGCACAAGAATTACTTCTTGCAGCACTTGCATTCGGCGATGCACTTGTAGCACAGGCCACCGATCACGCCGCCGAGAATCGGGGCTACCCAGAAGAGCCAGAGCTGCTTGATGGCGGCGCCGCCAACGAACACGGCCATAGCGGCAGAGCGTGCCGGGTTCACGGAGGTGTTGGTCACCGGGATAGAGATGAGGTGGATGAGCGTGAGGCAGAGACCGATGGCAATCG comes from the Fibrobacter sp. UWH4 genome and includes:
- a CDS encoding virulence RhuM family protein; protein product: MNDEIVIFKTDDETINVEVRFEDETAWLTQDQMSVLFSKSKSTINEHIKNVFKEGELDEKVVVRKFRITTPHGAIEGKTQSHEVNFYNLDVIISVGYRVKSLRGTQFRQWATKRLKEYIVKGFTMDDERLKNLGGGSYWQELLARIRDIRASEKVFYRQVLDIYATSIDYDPKADTSVLFFKKVQNKMHFAVHGQTAAEVIYSRADAEKVFMGLTTFSGDKPTLQEALIAKNYLDERELRAMGQIVSGYLDFAERKAERHEPMTMADWSKHLDQILTAGGEQLLKGNGSVSHELAVEKATGEYRKYQQKTLSSVEKAFLDSIKTIENKTSKNL
- a CDS encoding nucleotidyltransferase family protein is translated as MSAVFFDLLRAALGDVPGELVELNTEEWLGLHKQATKQALLGVIFYGLQRVYPDIEQRIPKDLYLKWFYQAESIRGLNQTHYERSKKLTALFAERGAKSVILKGQANSRLYPDKFIRQTGDVDIWVAGGRDRVVSLLSQMGLLKDAKFSAHEVTLPREAFGVDVEVHFNYIYDCRNPFANKHLKRILSYEIENPVAVGEGFNVASNKFSMLMQLSHIRKHLLGHGIGLRQVMDYAVLLRSSLGCERAEVSIALAITGLKPVAGALMWVLSECLGLKDEYLLCSPDARRGQVLLQAILADGNFGKRSRRKRGGVFLWWVRNRLHLLRLLPFDFPEVSWYLLRYWGAFLFYVPKRIYLLRTYKKSLTKSGTVNKLSVM
- a CDS encoding CotH kinase family protein, yielding MQKKVLLLPAFVGVLLSGCSDDSSDRNPIDANSVPIIGEQSDSLPGLDPNIPYVDPVSGDTVAVPATPPLSSGAIAIPTSSATAQLPVNQDSTPEVTPATSVSSAAQPVSSSSGLKDYEDNHKPKESFLPKAGFYSNLTIEPPTPQKGGEIRCTFDGSFPTQGSEQITQTKQITENTVIRCSEFVNGLPADTTTQTYFINETVSMPVVALTVNHHDMFDSTDGLYATGPLTNNGESTWDFGGNANVTDNNNPRCTEPCKAANFWKDTELPVHVEYFEKGSSTTEKTWEIDAGISIIGNYSRYKPKKSVAIKMDNDNYGDKVLKYSLFTTRPEAKKIKSFNLRNNGNRFWTDYIGDAMMTSLMEGTDVDYQRSRQVVVFYNGEYFGIHDLRERLNRSYVETNYGIDSKSINMIKIAGSNLEASGTNGASTGDYQQLVNEISSANYAGENNQQYEQLKTKMNVNSFAQYMLTEMYFHNGDWPNNNVRAWGGNGNPFKYVAFDTDHGFGFTPGIANFDVQNQNMFDWVLGAKQGATQNPGQGGMWGGFGGGSWGATDSRTPGGMLKKLLDNPDFRRLFINNACILLNDYLTYEKVQKTVQAMMATIPSQEQSRDQERWPRNQSNFTWDPSGSTLIAYARNRSETVRQEMADRFDLQNEVNVTIAASGNGTIKVDGMKLPSANYQGKFFAGMQMQLEALPAAGRIFSGWSDGSTENPRLVEITDNMNITAQFK